The following DNA comes from Occultella kanbiaonis.
GATCTCGTCCTCGCCCTTGAACAGGGCGCCGGCGATCGGTGACTGGTCCCGGTTGTTGCGCAGGTCCACGTCCGCGCCCCGCTCGATGAGTGCGGCGACGGCTGGTCCGTGACCGTGATAGGCGGCCAGCATGAGAGCGGTGTTGCCGTCGGCATCGCGGACATCGACGTCGAGCCCGTGATCGAGGAACTCCAGGAGTTCGTCGGTGCTGCCGGCACGCGCCAGGTCCATGACGATCGCG
Coding sequences within:
- a CDS encoding ankyrin repeat domain-containing protein; amino-acid sequence: MDPLSEADTNAVIAIVMDLARAGSTDELLEFLDHGLDVDVRDADGNTALMLAAYHGHGPAVAALIERGADVDLRNNRDQSPIAGALFKGEDEIVAALRAAGADLDAGTPSARATAELFGRAHLLS